From uncultured Roseateles sp., the proteins below share one genomic window:
- a CDS encoding histidine kinase dimerization/phospho-acceptor domain-containing protein, which translates to MSAEAGAWRLERRLRSRLGGLLLLSWALGTGLALSSVGEETDEVLDSALIETAQLLLDLPGVAFDPGAAGDVPAGFGPHREYLVYQVFDSQGRMHLRSHQAPVQPLAPPQARGLSEQGGWRVAALQAGPRRVLVAEPLAHRREVLWETCLWLLLPLLLVLPLGAVGLHRVLRGVFGALSPARQALERREALPLQGMPQELLPLLGAVNEMRQRLQDQVEAERAFAARMAHELRTPLAAARAHAQRLLSDTDPRKTHQRVQVLLRQIDRVTALASRLLQMARVDAGLALRREAVDLKLLAQMVLDEFAADGQAGRLTLHASAQDCVVLADLDALGIALRNLVDNALRHAGPAARVEVFVEPRSLLVRDDGPGAALPQGPEAGPSTGSGGSGLGLPLVRKIAQQTGATLSLRSPLQHGRGFEAALSF; encoded by the coding sequence TTGAGCGCTGAGGCCGGCGCCTGGCGTCTGGAGCGGCGGCTGCGCAGCCGCCTGGGCGGCCTGCTGCTGCTGTCCTGGGCCCTGGGCACCGGCCTGGCCCTGTCCAGCGTGGGCGAGGAGACCGACGAGGTGCTGGACAGCGCACTGATCGAGACCGCGCAACTGCTGCTGGACCTGCCCGGTGTCGCGTTCGATCCCGGCGCCGCAGGCGATGTGCCGGCGGGCTTCGGTCCGCACCGGGAGTACCTGGTCTACCAGGTCTTCGACAGTCAGGGGCGGATGCACCTGCGCTCGCACCAGGCGCCGGTGCAGCCGCTTGCTCCGCCGCAGGCCCGGGGCCTGAGCGAGCAGGGCGGCTGGAGGGTCGCGGCGCTGCAGGCGGGGCCCCGCCGCGTGCTGGTGGCAGAGCCCCTGGCGCACCGCCGCGAGGTGCTGTGGGAGACCTGCCTGTGGCTGCTGCTGCCGCTGCTGCTGGTGCTGCCACTGGGCGCCGTCGGCCTGCACCGGGTCTTGCGCGGCGTGTTCGGTGCCTTGAGCCCGGCCCGGCAGGCGCTGGAGCGTCGTGAAGCCCTGCCGCTGCAAGGCATGCCGCAGGAGTTGCTGCCCTTGCTGGGTGCCGTGAACGAGATGCGTCAGCGGCTGCAGGACCAGGTCGAGGCGGAGCGCGCCTTTGCTGCCCGGATGGCCCACGAGCTGCGCACGCCCTTGGCGGCGGCGCGGGCCCATGCGCAGCGCCTGCTGAGCGACACCGATCCCCGCAAGACCCATCAGCGCGTGCAGGTGCTGCTGCGTCAGATCGACCGCGTCACCGCGCTCGCCAGCCGCTTGCTGCAGATGGCCCGTGTCGACGCCGGTCTGGCCTTGCGCCGCGAGGCCGTCGATCTGAAGCTGCTGGCGCAGATGGTGCTTGATGAGTTCGCGGCCGACGGCCAGGCCGGCCGCCTGACCCTGCATGCCAGCGCGCAGGACTGCGTGGTGTTGGCCGACCTCGACGCTCTGGGCATTGCGCTGCGCAATCTGGTGGACAACGCGCTGCGCCATGCCGGACCGGCGGCGCGCGTCGAGGTCTTCGTCGAGCCGCGGAGCTTGCTCGTCCGTGATGACGGCCCCGGTGCGGCGTTGCCGCAGGGCCCGGAGGCGGGCCCGTCCACGGGCTCCGGCGGCTCCGGCCTGGGCCTGCCCCTGGTGCGCAAGATCGCCCAGCAGACCGGTGCCACGCTGAGCCTGCGCTCGCCGCTGCAGCATGGGCGAGGCTTCGAGGCGGCCCTGAGCTTCTGA
- a CDS encoding response regulator transcription factor, with product MQILLLEDDIDLGQALAEHLQAAGHGVHWCKLLSQANRAAPPDLALLDLNLPDGDGLALLRDWRAAGLSLPVLVLTARDQVSDRVRGLRAGADDYLVKPFDLDEMLARVEALWRRGRPQPLLQLGDLSLDLLQHRVCRDGLPVELTAMEWGLLAVLASPPGRICARSQLEDALAPHQLAPSSGNSLEVMISRLRRKLGAGRISTHRGLGYRFER from the coding sequence ATGCAGATACTGCTGCTGGAAGACGACATCGATCTCGGGCAGGCGCTGGCCGAGCACTTGCAGGCTGCCGGTCATGGCGTGCACTGGTGCAAGCTGCTGAGCCAGGCCAACCGTGCCGCGCCGCCCGATCTGGCGCTGCTGGATCTGAATCTGCCCGATGGCGATGGCCTGGCACTGCTGCGGGATTGGCGTGCCGCCGGCCTGAGCCTGCCGGTACTGGTGCTGACCGCCCGGGACCAGGTTTCCGACCGCGTGCGCGGCCTGCGGGCCGGCGCCGATGACTACCTGGTCAAGCCCTTTGATCTGGACGAGATGCTGGCCCGCGTCGAAGCCCTGTGGCGGCGAGGTCGGCCGCAGCCGCTGCTGCAACTGGGCGATCTGAGCCTGGATCTGCTGCAGCATCGGGTCTGCCGCGACGGCCTGCCGGTGGAGCTCACGGCCATGGAGTGGGGCCTGCTGGCGGTGCTGGCTTCACCGCCCGGGCGCATCTGCGCGCGCAGCCAGTTGGAGGACGCACTGGCCCCCCATCAGCTGGCGCCCTCCAGCGGCAACTCGCTGGAGGTGATGATCAGCCGCCTGCGCCGCAAGCTCGGTGCCGGCCGCATCAGCACCCACCGCGGCCTGGGGTATCGCTTTGAGCGCTGA
- a CDS encoding PEP-CTERM sorting domain-containing protein (PEP-CTERM proteins occur, often in large numbers, in the proteomes of bacteria that also encode an exosortase, a predicted intramembrane cysteine proteinase. The presence of a PEP-CTERM domain at a protein's C-terminus predicts cleavage within the sorting domain, followed by covalent anchoring to some some component of the (usually Gram-negative) cell surface. Many PEP-CTERM proteins exhibit an unusual sequence composition that includes large numbers of potential glycosylation sites. Expression of one such protein has been shown restore the ability of a bacterium to form floc, a type of biofilm.) has protein sequence MPRLTPLASLMAASLLLPLMAQASVFGTLGNFDVVNDTGHEAHGFEIELEGLHLSDVTDTFGGAGRGFPTTVERYGSPEVSEYSLGGVFGVHVTYKATFAGGVWNVGTPSGVFNTPGESCWTGGGIGYGPGTPCDHFGVGTVGNASKISYSWLVDSAPGSGLLTAVAAALPAPLWVVTPSPLPAQPPVVVARIQAPKPEPGEPQFGLPIWVKVYTTESEGPVGLEELVGNGAKIVLAKSHTEIEWQLLQTDPGNPNSGMLENGGMGAVGEHAEAVVRRYEFFHYTGALNAEDNEALPMFGDSHPDPSEIGDYMGAQNAAINLNGNVAVVPEPASGLLLALGLSALGLLHRRRPVR, from the coding sequence ATGCCCAGACTCACCCCTCTCGCTTCCCTGATGGCGGCATCGTTGCTGCTGCCCCTGATGGCTCAGGCCTCGGTGTTCGGCACCCTGGGCAACTTCGATGTCGTCAACGACACCGGCCACGAGGCGCATGGCTTCGAGATCGAACTTGAAGGTCTGCACCTGTCGGACGTCACCGATACCTTCGGCGGTGCCGGCCGCGGGTTCCCGACCACGGTGGAGCGCTACGGCTCGCCCGAGGTCAGCGAATACAGCCTCGGCGGCGTGTTCGGCGTGCATGTCACCTACAAGGCCACGTTCGCGGGCGGTGTCTGGAATGTGGGCACGCCCAGCGGCGTGTTCAACACCCCTGGCGAGAGTTGCTGGACCGGCGGCGGCATCGGCTACGGGCCCGGCACGCCCTGCGACCATTTCGGCGTCGGCACTGTGGGCAATGCCAGCAAGATCAGCTACAGCTGGCTGGTCGACTCCGCGCCCGGCTCGGGCCTGCTGACAGCGGTGGCCGCCGCGCTGCCGGCGCCGCTGTGGGTGGTCACGCCCTCGCCGTTGCCGGCCCAGCCGCCGGTGGTGGTGGCGCGCATCCAGGCACCCAAGCCCGAGCCCGGCGAGCCGCAGTTCGGGCTGCCGATCTGGGTCAAGGTCTACACCACCGAGTCTGAGGGGCCGGTGGGCCTGGAGGAACTGGTCGGCAATGGCGCCAAGATCGTGCTGGCCAAGAGCCATACCGAGATCGAGTGGCAGCTGCTGCAGACCGATCCCGGCAACCCCAATTCGGGCATGCTGGAAAACGGTGGCATGGGGGCCGTCGGCGAGCATGCCGAGGCGGTGGTGCGGCGCTACGAGTTCTTCCACTACACCGGAGCGCTGAACGCCGAGGACAATGAGGCGCTGCCGATGTTCGGCGACTCGCACCCCGATCCCAGCGAGATCGGCGACTACATGGGCGCGCAGAACGCCGCCATCAACCTGAACGGCAATGTGGCCGTGGTGCCCGAGCCGGCCTCCGGCCTGCTGCTGGCGCTGGGTCTGAGCGCCCTGGGCCTGCTGCACCGGCGGCGACCGGTGCGCTGA
- the xrtH gene encoding exosortase H, with the protein MLASADPRPGTSVVRFLLTFSLLALAGFGLEITLWVDDHVIKPLTGGIAWLAGQSIQWAGGSAKVAGRVIQHPDGFAISISNGCSGLEAVILLAAAILAFPASWAARLRGLLLGTVAIMALNLLRVISLYYIGQYSRAWFDWAHLYAWDILIMLDGLIVFLLWIRQLPAPGRHAPA; encoded by the coding sequence GTGCTTGCCTCTGCTGATCCGCGACCCGGAACTTCCGTCGTCCGGTTCCTGCTGACGTTCTCTCTCCTCGCGCTCGCCGGCTTCGGGCTGGAAATAACCCTCTGGGTCGATGACCACGTCATCAAACCGCTCACAGGGGGAATCGCCTGGCTGGCAGGACAGTCCATCCAGTGGGCGGGTGGTTCGGCGAAGGTCGCGGGCAGAGTCATCCAGCACCCGGACGGATTTGCGATCTCGATCTCGAACGGTTGCAGCGGGCTCGAGGCGGTGATTCTGCTTGCTGCAGCCATTCTCGCCTTCCCTGCCTCATGGGCAGCGCGACTGCGAGGATTGCTGCTGGGGACGGTGGCCATCATGGCCCTCAACCTGCTGCGAGTGATCAGCCTGTACTACATAGGCCAGTACTCGCGTGCGTGGTTCGACTGGGCTCACCTCTATGCCTGGGATATCCTGATCATGCTCGACGGCCTGATCGTGTTCCTCCTGTGGATACGGCAATTGCCAGCGCCTGGACGTCATGCGCCGGCCTGA
- a CDS encoding exosortase H-associated membrane protein → MRRPDRLRWFVLRVAIWLLLFYGLWLLIAPYLLQSLWLLSDTLWPQMFFSSERARIDIVEAGWRVHTAWPIASPADGTSSQAVTMIGQNSLKRMVSGFPLLMALLLATRGITVLRTLAALGCLWLISWLTITAALWHSLVVISGTHSEFFTAVRPPPYTVLTEAAPMWQFYLSGYLMYLAHLIIPFLAPVMLWAVLMRRHVTLMVMRLQSLHRARKTAQAITA, encoded by the coding sequence ATGCGCCGGCCTGATCGCCTCCGCTGGTTTGTTCTGCGCGTAGCAATCTGGCTGCTGCTGTTCTACGGGCTCTGGCTGCTCATTGCGCCCTATCTGCTGCAAAGCTTGTGGCTGCTGTCGGACACCTTGTGGCCACAGATGTTTTTCAGCAGCGAGAGGGCCAGGATCGATATCGTCGAGGCCGGCTGGCGCGTGCACACGGCCTGGCCGATTGCATCTCCGGCCGACGGGACTTCATCACAGGCCGTGACAATGATCGGCCAGAACTCGCTCAAGCGCATGGTCAGCGGCTTCCCCCTGCTTATGGCCCTGCTGCTGGCAACGCGCGGGATCACCGTGCTTCGTACTCTCGCCGCCCTGGGATGCCTTTGGTTGATCTCATGGCTGACGATCACCGCCGCCCTGTGGCATAGCCTGGTGGTCATTTCCGGGACGCACAGCGAGTTCTTCACCGCTGTCAGGCCCCCTCCGTACACAGTGCTGACCGAGGCTGCCCCGATGTGGCAGTTCTACTTGAGTGGCTACCTGATGTATCTCGCCCATCTCATCATCCCCTTTCTCGCGCCGGTCATGCTGTGGGCTGTTCTGATGCGTCGCCATGTGACCTTGATGGTCATGCGCTTGCAAAGCCTCCATCGCGCGCGCAAAACCGCTCAAGCGATAACGGCCTGA
- a CDS encoding acetoacetate--CoA ligase, whose translation MTLPTPHITRYQDWLARTRGLHFASYDALWQWSITELDAFWLSIWDYFELQSATPFERALCQESMPGARWFDGATLNYASQVLRHADAAQAAGHPAIVWANEAMLAQDRVAELGWPELRRQVGALAASLQRLGVQRGDRVVAYLPNIPAAAVAFLAVASLGAIWSVCSPDMGPVAVLDRFAQIEPKALITVDGYAYGGQGFDRMPLLRQLLAALPSVRQVVLLPYLNADAEPQLLAGPARAAQLFTELIAPGSPLLAPMPLPFDHPLWIVYSSGTTGLPKPIVHSHGGIVLEALKMGTLHNNVGASAQDGDRFHWYSSTGWIMWNCQVNALLGGTTICLFDGNPGGPRERPDWSTLWRFAARAGVTFFGAGAAFYANCLKAEVAPRQGADLSRLRAVGSTGSPLADECYDWIWRSLPQVDGRPIWISCISGGTDFAGAFLAGVPTLPMHRGQMQCRCLGAAVQAFGEPDAQGCGQPLLDQVGELVCTRAMPSMPLMFWNDPGHARYLESYFDMYRGPRGEGIWRHGDWLKITPEGGAIIYGRSDATINRHGIRMGTAELYRAVEALPEVLDSLVVDLEYLGRDSYMPLFVVLREGLQLDEALTRRLRETIRQALSARHVPNEIFQVSAVPRTLSGKKMELPVKKLLQGASPDTVLKRDAMANADCVDWFVAFAGALAERRSAA comes from the coding sequence ATGACACTGCCAACGCCCCATATCACCCGTTACCAGGACTGGCTGGCGCGCACGCGCGGCCTGCACTTCGCCAGCTATGACGCCTTGTGGCAATGGTCGATCACCGAACTCGATGCCTTCTGGCTCAGTATCTGGGACTATTTCGAGCTGCAGTCGGCGACGCCTTTCGAGCGGGCGCTGTGTCAGGAGAGCATGCCCGGCGCGCGCTGGTTCGACGGTGCGACCTTGAACTACGCGAGCCAGGTGCTGCGCCATGCCGACGCGGCCCAGGCCGCCGGACATCCGGCCATTGTCTGGGCGAACGAGGCGATGCTGGCGCAGGATCGGGTGGCCGAACTGGGCTGGCCCGAGCTGCGGCGCCAGGTCGGCGCGCTGGCCGCTTCGCTGCAACGCCTGGGCGTGCAACGAGGCGATCGCGTCGTCGCCTACCTGCCCAACATCCCGGCCGCAGCCGTGGCCTTTCTGGCCGTGGCCAGCCTGGGCGCGATCTGGTCCGTCTGCTCGCCCGATATGGGGCCGGTGGCGGTGCTGGACCGCTTCGCGCAGATCGAGCCCAAGGCCCTGATCACCGTCGACGGCTATGCCTACGGCGGCCAAGGCTTTGACCGCATGCCCTTGCTGCGCCAGCTGCTGGCGGCCCTGCCCAGCGTGAGGCAGGTCGTGCTCCTGCCCTACCTGAACGCCGATGCCGAGCCGCAGCTGCTGGCCGGCCCGGCCCGCGCCGCGCAGCTGTTCACCGAACTGATCGCCCCGGGTTCGCCGCTGCTGGCGCCTATGCCGCTGCCCTTCGATCACCCGTTGTGGATCGTCTATTCCAGCGGCACCACCGGCCTGCCCAAGCCCATCGTCCACAGCCATGGCGGCATCGTGCTGGAGGCGCTGAAGATGGGCACCCTGCACAACAATGTCGGCGCCAGCGCGCAGGATGGCGACCGCTTCCACTGGTACAGCTCGACCGGCTGGATCATGTGGAACTGCCAGGTCAATGCCCTGCTGGGCGGCACGACGATCTGCCTGTTCGACGGCAACCCGGGTGGACCGCGGGAGCGGCCCGACTGGAGCACGCTGTGGCGCTTTGCCGCCCGCGCCGGCGTCACCTTCTTCGGCGCCGGTGCGGCCTTCTATGCCAACTGCCTGAAGGCCGAGGTGGCGCCCCGGCAGGGGGCTGACCTGTCGCGGCTGCGCGCCGTCGGCTCGACCGGCTCGCCGCTGGCCGACGAGTGCTATGACTGGATCTGGCGCAGCCTGCCCCAGGTCGATGGACGGCCGATCTGGATCAGCTGCATCAGTGGCGGCACCGACTTTGCCGGTGCCTTCCTGGCCGGCGTGCCCACGCTGCCGATGCACCGCGGCCAGATGCAATGCCGCTGCCTGGGTGCGGCCGTGCAGGCCTTTGGCGAGCCCGATGCTCAGGGCTGCGGCCAGCCGCTGCTCGATCAGGTGGGCGAACTGGTCTGCACCCGGGCCATGCCATCGATGCCGCTGATGTTCTGGAACGATCCCGGCCATGCCCGCTATCTGGAGAGTTATTTCGACATGTACCGCGGCCCGCGGGGCGAGGGCATCTGGCGCCATGGCGACTGGCTGAAGATCACGCCCGAGGGTGGCGCCATCATCTACGGCAGGTCGGACGCCACCATCAACCGCCACGGCATACGCATGGGCACGGCCGAGCTGTACCGCGCCGTCGAGGCCCTGCCCGAGGTGCTGGACAGCCTGGTCGTCGACCTTGAGTACCTGGGCCGCGACAGCTATATGCCGCTGTTCGTCGTGCTGCGCGAGGGCCTGCAACTCGACGAGGCCTTGACCCGGCGCCTGCGCGAGACGATCAGGCAGGCGCTGTCGGCCCGTCATGTGCCCAATGAGATCTTCCAGGTCAGCGCCGTTCCCCGCACCCTGTCCGGCAAGAAGATGGAGTTGCCGGTGAAGAAACTGCTGCAGGGCGCCAGCCCCGACACAGTGCTCAAACGCGACGCGATGGCCAATGCCGACTGTGTGGACTGGTTCGTGGCGTTTGCTGGGGCGCTTGCGGAGCGGCGTTCAGCCGCTTGA
- a CDS encoding PEP-CTERM sorting domain-containing protein: MNRLMRLALLGGSLLGSTAWGLPVFTTFEAGGANAAAITATRDAFRAAVGGGSVAAANGSFGGLRREINWDGVPAGSSDPNALAANFFNVNSPRGVVFSTPGTGFLVSAAAGGATPALFGFAGDFQAFSAQKLFTAVGSNVTDVNFFVPGTAQAATTTAFGLIFVDVEIGGLTKLEFFDANNALIYSREAQVAGNQGLSFLGATVSGGAISRVRITSGLNTILANGQLGNPVDDVVVMDDFLYAEPLAAVPEPATALLAAAGLVLVGGLARRRQSKST, translated from the coding sequence ATGAACCGACTGATGCGTCTCGCCCTGCTGGGCGGCTCCCTGCTGGGCAGCACGGCTTGGGGCCTGCCGGTGTTCACCACCTTCGAGGCCGGCGGCGCCAATGCAGCGGCCATCACGGCGACGCGTGACGCATTCCGCGCCGCCGTCGGCGGTGGCTCCGTTGCAGCAGCCAACGGCTCCTTCGGCGGCCTGCGCCGCGAGATCAACTGGGACGGCGTGCCCGCCGGCAGCAGTGATCCGAATGCCCTGGCGGCCAACTTCTTCAATGTCAACTCGCCGCGCGGCGTCGTCTTCAGCACACCGGGCACCGGCTTTCTGGTCAGCGCCGCTGCTGGCGGGGCCACGCCGGCGCTGTTCGGCTTCGCTGGCGACTTCCAGGCGTTCAGCGCACAGAAGCTGTTCACCGCGGTCGGCAGCAATGTCACTGACGTGAACTTCTTCGTGCCCGGCACGGCGCAGGCCGCCACCACCACGGCCTTCGGCCTGATCTTCGTCGACGTCGAGATCGGTGGGCTGACCAAGCTGGAGTTCTTCGACGCGAACAATGCGCTGATCTACTCGCGTGAGGCACAGGTCGCCGGCAACCAGGGCCTGAGCTTTCTCGGCGCCACGGTCAGCGGCGGCGCCATCAGCCGGGTGCGCATCACCTCGGGCCTGAACACCATCCTCGCCAACGGCCAGCTCGGCAATCCGGTCGACGATGTCGTCGTGATGGACGATTTTCTCTATGCCGAACCGCTGGCGGCCGTGCCGGAGCCGGCGACAGCGCTGCTGGCCGCGGCCGGCCTGGTCTTGGTCGGCGGCCTGGCCCGGCGGCGTCAGAGCAAGTCGACGTAG
- a CDS encoding ABC transporter substrate-binding protein: MQRRELLTSGAALLGSGWACARSGGEGGGKTLRVAFNTGEVGFDPPLVSDQASVVINAHIFEALLTYDCLARPALLRPLTAAALPEVSADFKRLVFTVRPGIFFADDPVFKGKPRELVAADYVYSIKRYYDPQVRTEHLYQFENAKLLGLSELRRRVQKSKQPFPYDETVAGLKVLDRYRFEVTLAESDPRFIHVFAAPGYSGAVAREVVEAYGDELMAHPVGTGPFRLKAWRRGSSVVLERNPGFREQIFDSIAPPGDAQAEAMAAHLRGRRLPLVDRIEVSIIIESQPRWLAFLGGELDQLLLPPEFASLAMPGGKLAPYLALRGVRAQSQVGAEVKHSYFNFDDPQVGGYTPEKVALRRAMAMAYDAPTEAQRVFQGRALAAQSLLVPHTYGYDPALKTELSASDPARANALLDLYGYADQDGDGFRENPDGSPLILRMAATSSQRQRQINELWKKSMDAVGLRMQFEDGTFGEQIKRALAGKLMMWGFTWTAGTPDGDFFLGMGYGPNAEQSNDARFRLPAFDKLYERQRRLPDGPERLALMHQANKLLLAYMPYIPHLHTINTDLCQPRVRGFLRHPFARDYWRYVDLL; encoded by the coding sequence ATGCAACGCCGCGAGCTCTTGACCAGTGGCGCGGCCCTTCTGGGCTCCGGTTGGGCTTGTGCTCGCAGTGGCGGCGAGGGTGGCGGCAAGACCTTGCGCGTGGCCTTCAACACCGGCGAGGTCGGCTTCGATCCGCCGCTGGTCTCGGACCAGGCCTCGGTGGTCATCAACGCGCACATCTTCGAGGCGCTGCTGACCTACGACTGCCTGGCCCGGCCGGCGCTGTTGCGGCCGCTGACGGCCGCGGCCCTGCCCGAGGTCTCGGCTGACTTCAAGCGCCTGGTGTTCACCGTGCGGCCCGGTATCTTCTTTGCCGACGATCCGGTGTTCAAGGGCAAGCCGCGTGAGCTGGTGGCGGCCGACTACGTCTACAGCATCAAGCGCTACTACGACCCCCAGGTGCGCACCGAGCACCTGTACCAGTTCGAGAATGCCAAGCTGCTGGGCCTGTCCGAGCTGCGCCGCCGGGTGCAGAAGAGCAAGCAACCGTTTCCGTATGACGAAACGGTGGCCGGCCTGAAGGTGCTGGACCGCTACCGCTTCGAGGTCACACTCGCCGAGTCTGACCCGCGCTTCATCCATGTCTTCGCCGCACCGGGCTACAGCGGCGCAGTGGCGCGCGAGGTCGTCGAGGCCTATGGCGACGAGCTGATGGCGCATCCGGTCGGCACCGGGCCGTTCAGGCTGAAAGCATGGCGGCGCGGCTCCAGCGTGGTGCTGGAGCGCAACCCGGGCTTTCGCGAACAGATCTTCGACAGCATCGCGCCGCCGGGCGATGCCCAGGCCGAGGCGATGGCGGCGCATCTGCGCGGACGCCGGCTGCCGCTGGTGGATCGCATCGAGGTCAGCATCATCATCGAGAGTCAGCCGCGCTGGCTGGCTTTTCTGGGCGGCGAACTCGACCAGCTGCTGCTGCCCCCCGAGTTCGCCTCGCTGGCCATGCCCGGGGGGAAGCTGGCGCCCTATCTGGCCCTGCGCGGCGTGCGGGCGCAAAGCCAGGTGGGCGCCGAGGTCAAGCACAGCTACTTCAACTTCGACGACCCTCAGGTCGGCGGCTACACGCCCGAGAAGGTGGCGCTGCGCCGCGCCATGGCCATGGCCTACGACGCGCCGACCGAGGCGCAGCGGGTCTTCCAGGGTCGGGCGCTGGCTGCGCAGTCGTTGCTGGTGCCGCACACCTATGGCTACGATCCGGCGCTGAAGACCGAGCTCAGCGCCAGCGATCCCGCCCGGGCCAACGCGCTGCTCGACCTCTACGGCTATGCCGACCAGGACGGCGACGGCTTCCGCGAGAACCCCGACGGCAGCCCGCTGATACTGCGCATGGCCGCCACCAGCAGCCAGCGCCAGCGCCAGATCAACGAGCTGTGGAAGAAGAGCATGGACGCGGTGGGCCTGCGCATGCAGTTCGAGGACGGCACCTTCGGCGAGCAGATCAAGCGGGCGCTGGCCGGCAAGCTGATGATGTGGGGCTTCACCTGGACCGCCGGCACGCCCGACGGTGACTTCTTTCTGGGCATGGGCTATGGGCCCAATGCCGAGCAGTCCAACGATGCACGCTTCAGGCTGCCGGCCTTCGACAAGCTCTACGAACGCCAGCGCCGTCTGCCCGACGGCCCGGAGCGCCTGGCCCTGATGCACCAGGCCAACAAGCTGCTGCTGGCCTACATGCCCTACATCCCGCATCTGCACACGATCAACACCGATCTGTGCCAGCCGCGCGTGCGCGGCTTCCTGCGGCACCCCTTCGCCAGGGACTACTGGCGCTACGTCGACTTGCTCTGA